The DNA window TTGATTCCCATTCCTTCAAGGAAGGTCAACTAACAGATGAGCTAACTAATTGTGAAGAGCGAATACAGTTGCTTGAAAACCAACTTACTTTGTTAGAAGAAAGCATAAAGCAAAAGGAAGTTGCCCGAGAGCAGCATATAGAAATAAGTAATGGAATTAAACAGCTTAAAAAGAGCTTAGTTCAATTGAAGAAAGAACGAGAAGAGCTTGAAGATAGTCTACAAACTTTGCAGAAGACATCTGATGAACTAACGAAAGAAATACACCAGATGGAGCAATACATCGAGTCTAATCCAACGAAACAACAATTGATAGGAAAAATCGATCAATTGAATTTGGAAATGAATCAGATTCGTCATGAAATACTCTATCATGAAGCAACAGGGTCGTTACAAAAGATGGAAGAGATACTAGTGACAACTAGACAGAAGTATCAAGTTGCACAGATAAAGATAAAAAGCATAGAAGAATTACTAAGTGAAATGGAATCTATTCACAAGTTAGAGATACTAAGAAGCAGAGTGAATGACAATGGGATTGAGCTCTCTCCTATTTTACAGCAACAACTGACCGAGCTTGATCAGTTAATAGAGAAAATCAAATCATTTACTGAGTGGCAAGATGTAAATGCTCGATTGTTATCTGCGATTGATTATTTGGAGCGATTACTGCGGAATAATAACTTTCCAGTGGAAAACGTGAAAAATAATATTGGTAGAAGCGGGACTGTCTTTCATTCCTCTTACACGGTGAAAGAGATTCATCAGTTTATTGACATAATGAAGAAAATGTTAACGTCCCACAACGATGAAGTGAATATGGAAAAACTAGCAATCTATTTAGAAGGACTATATGTCCGTAAGAACTTCGTATGGAAGCAGGGGGCTATTTTTCAACAGGCGAAGATTAATTCGACAAAGATGTTTCAAACGATTAAGCAGCAAATGGTTGAGCAAGTAAAGCAAACCAAAATGACGATGGAGCAGACTATAAATGAACTAAAAAATAACGGATTTACTCAAAGCGAACAGCAGCAGAACCTCCAGGAGCGAGTAGAGCAACTACAGAGGGAAATAGGTCCTGTTCATGACATACCTTCACTACATCTATTGCAAACAGATGTACGCGAGAAGGAGGACACACTAACGAATTTAAAGAATATAGAAGTAACGCTCACAAATTATGTAAATCAATTAGAGCTGAAAAAGAACAAAGTTAAAGGTATGGTTGAACAAATTGAAGTGTACGCAAAAGCTCTCCAAGAAAAAGAAAAGGAAAGTAAGCGAGTGAATTCGGAAGGTTTGGAGCAGGAGAGACAATTAAAAGCGCTAGACGAAATATTGCAGCGAAACCCCGAGGAAGAGCGTGAAAGAACTAGAAGCGAAATAACCGTTCTGTCGGAGAAAAACATATCCCTTCAACGAGAAAAAGATCGCTTACCAATCACTCAATCGCTGCAGAATGAATGGTTTTCATTACTGCAAGATGCAAATGACCATGATTTAGATGAGATCCGGAAACTCTATGTACGGCACGCAAACGTTATTGGGACAACCTGTGTTGCATCTGCCAGAAAAGAATTTATGGAGAATTATCCAACCTTCGATGTGGTTATTATCGATGAAGTATCCAAAGCAACACCACCCGAACTACTTCTGCCGATGTTAAAGGGTAAGAAGATTATTCTAGTTGGAGATCATCATCAGCTTCCTCCTCTTGTTGGGGAAGATACATTGGATGAAACACTTAAAGCGATACTGGAAGAAAGTAACGATTTTGAAGAGAAGGAAGAATTGAAGAAGCTATTAAAAGAGTCTTTATTCGAGCGTCTATTTAAAAACCTACCGAAGAGCAATAAAACGATGTTAGCCATCCAATATCGTATGCATGAAAATATCATGGAAACTATTACACCATTTTATGAAGAAGAAAATTATCGTCTGCAATGTGGTTTAACGGATTCAGATACTATGCGTGACCATTTACTTGAATCTCACTATATCAAAAGAAACGATCATCTCTTGTGGCTTAATATGCCAAATGAAAAAACTTACTTTGAAGAGCGCATGAAGGATGGTAAGAGCCGATTCAATCAAGGAGAATTAAATACCATTCGAGAAGTTCTAATTGATTTGGATAAAGCTGCGGAAACTGCGAAAAAAGAAGGTAGAATGAAACCAGAGGAAAGAAAGAGTATAGGTGTTATTAGTTTTTACGGTGAACAGGTGAAGCGGATAGATCGCCTAATTCAACAAGAAATTAGCTTGAAGCACTTAAACTTTAGAACAGGAACTGTCGATAAATTTCAGGGGATGGAAATGGATGTAATCCTATTAAGTATGGTTCGTAATAATCAAGATAAGAGTGGAGACATCGGATTTGCTAATGATTATCGTCGATTAAATGTAGCGTTATCACGAGCGAGAGAGTTGCTAGTACTTGTGGGAAGCGCAGAGATGTTCACAAAACGTGCGAAGCAGAGGGATTCTAGAGAGATGTATGAACGCTTGCTTCGTATTGTTAAAGGTCAAAATGGTTTCCGAGACCATAAAGGGAACTAGAAAATAATAAGTGTAGCTTAGGGGTATAGGTAAATGCGTGACTTGGAGAAACGTTTAAAAAAGGAACTGCAACAGAATATAAAAGTGAAATTGATAGATTCTGCTTCATGGAGCATTGCAGTTCATTCTATTGAAGTGGAATTCAAGCCGATCAAACGGACGAAGATGGATGTACTCATGAAAATGATGCTACTTACTTTTCAAAAAGCGCAAATTACAAAAGTGGATCAATTAAGTGATTTATTACTAGTGGAGCAGCTATTTCTTGAGGATTTACTTAACATTATGGGGAGAACTGGATTAATCGAAAAGAGAGAGAGCATATTTGCTTTAACAGATAGAGGGCTCCGCCAACTTGAAAATGGGATATTTGAAGAGGAGCAAGAAACGAAGTCCCATACTTTGCTCTATAGCCCTTGCCATGAAGACTTTTTACAAGGTGAAATCAAACCTGCTTTAGATGGAGAGGAAGAATTAGAGATTTATCGGTATGCAAAGGAAGAAAGCGCTAAAATAAAGTTTGAGGATTTGCAGGTAATAGATGCACTTCGAACTAGTGGTGTGGAAGCTGAAGAAGGAGAAGGAGACATCCAAACAGTTATATCCGAAATAGTCTCTACATCAGAGCTCTATATAGATGATATCCCCTGCTTGGAGTTTATCCTGTATAATGAAGAGGAGGACCTCTTGTACGCTCGGGTGTGGAATACTTTGCTTGAGCAATGGGATGAAACGCTTGAAAATGAGTTAAATGAAAAAGAGCGTGTGAACTGGAAAGAAAAATACTTGTAATTTAAGTTTAACATTGAAACACCCCATTTACGGTCATTGACTTGGATGGGGTATTTTTTTCTATTCAAAGTTTTGTTGTTTATTGTATTCATCGATGGGGATGAATAGCCCAACCTTTCCATGCTCATCATGATCTAATGTAGCGAACACAACGCCGATTACTTGCCCTTTTTCATTCAATACGGGACTGCCACTATTGCCACGGTAAACCGGTGCCTTCATCATCATAACAGGGACATCCCAATCGCTTAATTGAAAATAATCAATGATGGTACCTTCATTAGCTATTCCTGTAAAACTTAACGGATTACCGATAAAAGAAATATGGTCTCCTTCTATATAAGTAGTTTGTTCTGCGAGCTCTAAAAAAGGAAAATCTTCTCCTTCCACTTTTAATACAGCAAGATCAACCGATGGATACGTGTTCACGATATTTGCTTTAAAACGCCCGTCCTCGGGGAATTCCACTGTTACCGGACCATTTCCTTCGATGACATGATAGTTAGTTAGGATAGTTCCATCATTGGATATAGAAAAACCAGTTCCTTTTCCATCCTCTGTTAAAACGACTACAACAGATTCCTTATAGAGCGCGATGTCTTCTTGGGTCGATAATCTTGCAGACGTTTTTATAAATTCAATCGCGGGGATGGAGTAAATTTGAAAAATCACAGCAAATGTATTAATAAACAAGACCATAGCCATTAGCCAGAATATCCATTTAGGAAAAGGCCTCTTTATTGTGCGACCTGTTTTTTCACGTGGTTCATTAAGAAGTGCTTCTCGCTGTGCCTCTAATACAAGTTGCTGCAGTTCTTCATCGTCTATTTCTTCGTCCATATCAATATCTCGACGCTCATTCGGATCCATGCATACACATCCTCACTTATATAGATAATGTTATTTCTATTATACATAAATGTTATCGGGTTCTTCATGATAGATAAGGTGTAATTTAGTTAGAAAATTATTAATGACGAAAGGGGGGAGGTGAGGGTTGAACTAAATTGGAAATTTATTAAGCAACCTGCTAGTAAAATTTTATATTGTATTTCAATAAAAACGGTACAGAATTACGAAATTTGGGAAAGGGCAAAAATAGCAAGCTAATTTCAGAAGACCGAGCACTGGTCGGTGCTACTCGTCCGAGAGTGGAAAAAGCAGCTCTGTTAAAGGGAAATCATCTAGTTGCTATAATTTAATGATGGAAAGAGAAGCATGCTCTACTTTGCAAAATCGATTAATGTAATGATTGTTGAGTAAAATCATTTTCCTTGAATTAAATCCGAAATGGGTTTAATATATCAATATAAGCTGCATTGTACGTATGGATATTAAGTTTTAACCTTTATGCTGTAACAGGGAGTTTTATATAGATGCTGGAATGACAGGCCTTATTCTCTTTTGACAATGAGGACATGCAAGATAGTTTCTGCGAACACCCACTTTGAGGAGTGGTGGTTTAAAACTTTCTTATAAAGTACGGCAAAAGCGGCTTACTAAATTTTATTATTTCAAACCGGTTTCCAAATGGAGACCGGTTTTTTGTTTGATATGATAAGGTTCTATTAGTATTTGCTCGCCTTTTCTATTCTCTAAGTAATATGTTGCTTATTCATCTTGAAAACTTTTTAAAATTATAGTAGAAAAATGCTTGTAAATGTCTTCAAAGGGTGATATATTGTTTTAGCTGTCTTTTTAATTAATGACTTTTCTAGAAAAAACAAATTAAAAAAGTTATTGACATTAATAACGGAATTTGTTATGATATAAAAGTCGTCAAAACGAGACAACAACATGAACATTGAAAACTGAACATGCAAAACGTTAAGACATATAGCTTGAAAGACTAACTTCTGTTAGTTTGATAGCAACAATTTTGACATCATTTAATGATGATGCCAGCAAAACAAATGAGCTTTTTAAGTTCTCTATTATGGAGAGTTTGATCCTGGCTCAGGACGAACGCTGGCGGCATGCCTAATACATGCAAGTCGAGCGAATGACGAAGAAGCTTGCTTCTTCTGATTTAGCGGCGGACGGGTGAGTAACACGTGGGCAACCTGCCCTGTAGATTGGGATAACTCCGGGAAACCGGGGCTAATACCAAATAATCCATTTCCTCACATGTGGAAATGTTAAAAGACGGTTTCGGCTGTCACTACAGGATGGGCCCGCGGCGCATTAGCTAGTTGGTAGGGTAACGGCCTACCAAGGCGACGATGCGTAGCCGACCTGAGAGGGTGATCGGCCACACTGGGACTGAGACACGGCCCAGACTCCTACGGGAGGCAGCAGTAGGGAATCTTCCACAATGGACGAAAGTCTGATGGAGCAATGCCGCGTGAGTGAAGAAGGTTTTCGGATCGTAAAACTCTGTTGTAAGGGAAGAACAAGTACGAGAGTAACTGCTCGTACCTTGACGGTACCTTATTAGAAAGCCACGGCTAACTACGTGCCAGCAGCCGCGGTAATACGTAGGTGGCAAGCGTTGTCCGGAATTATTGGGCGTAAAGCGCGCGCAGGCGGTCCTTTAAGTCTGATGTGAAATCCCACGGCTCAACCGTGGAAGGTCATTGGAAACTGGGGGACTTGAGTACAGAAGAGGAAAGCGGAATTCCAAGTGTAGCGGTGAAATGCGTAGAGATTTGGAGGAACACCAGTGGCGAAGGCGGCTTTCTGGTCTGTAACTGACGCTGAGGCGCGAAAGCGTGGGGAGCAAACAGGATTAGATACCCTGGTAGTCCACGCCGTAAACGATGAGTGCTAAGTGTTAGGGGGTTTCCGCCCCTTAGTGCTGCAGCTAACGCATTAAGCACTCCGCCTGGGGAGTACGGTCGCAAGACTGAAACTCAAAGGAATTGACGGGGGCCCGCACAAGCGGTGGAGCATGTGGTTTAATTCGAAGCAACGCGAAGAACCTTACCAGGTCTTGACATCCCGCTGACCGTTCTAGAGATAGATCTTTCCCTTCGGGGACAGCGGTGACAGGTGGTGCATGGTTGTCGTCAGCTCGTGTCGTGAGATGTTGGGTTAAGTCCCGCAACGAGCGCAACCCTTGATCTTAGTTGCCAGCATTCAGTTGGGCACTCTAAGGTGACTGCCGGTGATAAACCGGAGGAAGGTGGGGATGACGTCAAATCATCATGCCCCTTATGACCTGGGCTACACACGTGCTACAATGGACGGTACAGAGGGTCGCAACCCCGCGAGGGTGAGCTAATCCCATAAAACCGTTCTCAGTTCGGATTGTAGGCTGCAACTCGCCTACATGAAGCCGGAATCGCTAGTAATCGTGGATCAGCATGCCACGGTGAATACGTTCCCGGGCCTTGTACACACCGCCCGTCACACCACGAGAGTTTGTAACACCCGAAGTCGGTGGGGTAACCCTTACGGGAGCCAGCCGCCGAAGGTGGGACAGATGATTGGGGTGAAGTCGTAACAAGGTAGCCGTATCGGAAGGTGCGGCTGGATCACCTCCTTTCTAAGGATATATTACGGAATACAGATTTTTATCTGTATCTTAACGTTTTGCAGTTCAGTTTTGAATGTTCATTTTTATGAGCATTTGAAAACTTGTTCTTTGAAAACTGGATAAAACGACATTGAAAGAAACAAATTCAAGAAATTCAATTTGTAATCACTTCGGTGATTATAGATTGTGTAGTACTTTTAACTACTAATTTTGAATGGACTCCAAGTAATTGGAAGCCATATTAGGTTAAGTTAATAAGGGCGCACGGTGAATGCCTTGGCACTAGGAGCCGAAGAAGGACGGCACTAACACCGATATGCTTCGGGGAGCTGTAAGTGAGCTTTGATCCGGAGATTTCCGAATGGGGAAACCCACTGTTCGTAATGGAGCAGTACATTTACGTGAATACATAGCGTATCTGTGGCACACCCAGGGAACTGAAACATCTAAGTACCTGGAGGAAGAGAAAGAAAAATCGATTCCCTGAGTAGCGGCGAGCGAAACGGGAATAGCCCAAACCAAGAGGCTTGCCTCTTGGGGTTGTAGGACACTCTACATAGAGTTACAAAGGAATGAGCTAGACGAAGCGATCTGGAAAGGTCCGCAGGATAGGGTAAAAGCCCCGTAGTCAAAAGTTCATTCTCTCTTGAGTGTATCCTGAGTACGGCGGAACACGTGAAATTCCGTCGGAATCTGGGAGGACCATCTCCCAAGGCTAAATACTACCTAGTGACCGATAGTGAACCAGTACCGTGAGGGAAAGGTGAAAAGCACCCCGGAAGGGGAGTGAAATAGATCCTGAAACCGTGTGCCTACAAGTAGTTAGAGCCCGTTAATGGGTGATAGCGTGCCTTTTGTAGAATGAACCGGCGAGTTACGATTACATGCAAGGTTAAGTTGAGAAGACGGAGCCGCAGCGAAAGCGAGTCTGAATAGGGCGAATGAGTATGTGGTCGTAGACCCGAAACCAGGTGATCTACCCATGTCCAGGATGAAGGTAAGGTAACACTTACTGGAGGTCCGAACCCACGCACGTTGAAAAGTGCGGGGATGAGGTGTGGGTAGCGGAGAAATTCCAATCGAACCTGGAGATAGCTGGTTCTCTCCGAAATAGCTTTAGGGCTAGCCTCAAACGTTAAGAATCTTGGAGGTAGAGCACTGTTTGGACTAGGGGCCCATCCCGGGTTACCGAATTCAGACAAACTCCGAATGCCAATGATTTATGTTTGGGAGTCAGACTGCGAGTGATAAGATCCGTAGTCAAGAGGGAAACAGCCCAGACCACCAGCTAAGGTCCCAAAGTATTTGTTAAGTGGAAAAGGATGTGGCGTTGCTTAGACAACCAGGATGTTGGCTTAGAAGCAGCCATCATTTAAAGAGTGCGTAATAGCTCACTGGTCGAGTGACGCTGCGCCGAAAATGTATCGGGGCTAAACAAATCACCGAAGCTGTGGATTGATACCTTTGGTATCAGTGGTAGGAGAGCGTTCTAAGGGCGTTGAAGTCAGACCGGAAGGACTGGTGGAGCGCTTAGAAGTGAGAATGCCGGTATGAGTAGCGAAAGACGGGTGAGAATCCCGTCCACCGTATGACTA is part of the Psychrobacillus sp. FSL H8-0483 genome and encodes:
- a CDS encoding AAA domain-containing protein, which codes for MRQAATLVNTMRCNLMMTNKARKGIQEWSTDEHAFFNIQRSFEVHIEKRPVNSHGNISLSLYFDNTTNTVLAEKLTGRVAVMECVLQNDGFLATGFHVRGMKVPVRTNRRLSVDLTFVTARNNGAGMPIQLHTKIRELPVAEERSEYVKKRISSWEGYLKIQERNADIADITAAYSKLLLNEDFSRMTLIGSNVNNNEWNKLKGLSVTLKGFQNDVGEVLKVDRNKKTIEIEIKPKFREMARRNQLHPKLKEAVFSNFATLSQIRRLRKGFEDLQNGLAANANLEKILFEDRPTIRITSKQEKLKFHNQLNEFQQEAVIGAMSAEDLYVIQGPPGTGKTTVISEICQQNAKAGLRTLVASQSNLAVDNALSRLLSNKDIRILRFGRTESIEEEGKKFIEENVGQYWKDQTLSDLQDEIDSHSFKEGQLTDELTNCEERIQLLENQLTLLEESIKQKEVAREQHIEISNGIKQLKKSLVQLKKEREELEDSLQTLQKTSDELTKEIHQMEQYIESNPTKQQLIGKIDQLNLEMNQIRHEILYHEATGSLQKMEEILVTTRQKYQVAQIKIKSIEELLSEMESIHKLEILRSRVNDNGIELSPILQQQLTELDQLIEKIKSFTEWQDVNARLLSAIDYLERLLRNNNFPVENVKNNIGRSGTVFHSSYTVKEIHQFIDIMKKMLTSHNDEVNMEKLAIYLEGLYVRKNFVWKQGAIFQQAKINSTKMFQTIKQQMVEQVKQTKMTMEQTINELKNNGFTQSEQQQNLQERVEQLQREIGPVHDIPSLHLLQTDVREKEDTLTNLKNIEVTLTNYVNQLELKKNKVKGMVEQIEVYAKALQEKEKESKRVNSEGLEQERQLKALDEILQRNPEEERERTRSEITVLSEKNISLQREKDRLPITQSLQNEWFSLLQDANDHDLDEIRKLYVRHANVIGTTCVASARKEFMENYPTFDVVIIDEVSKATPPELLLPMLKGKKIILVGDHHQLPPLVGEDTLDETLKAILEESNDFEEKEELKKLLKESLFERLFKNLPKSNKTMLAIQYRMHENIMETITPFYEEENYRLQCGLTDSDTMRDHLLESHYIKRNDHLLWLNMPNEKTYFEERMKDGKSRFNQGELNTIREVLIDLDKAAETAKKEGRMKPEERKSIGVISFYGEQVKRIDRLIQQEISLKHLNFRTGTVDKFQGMEMDVILLSMVRNNQDKSGDIGFANDYRRLNVALSRARELLVLVGSAEMFTKRAKQRDSREMYERLLRIVKGQNGFRDHKGN
- a CDS encoding serine protease, producing MDPNERRDIDMDEEIDDEELQQLVLEAQREALLNEPREKTGRTIKRPFPKWIFWLMAMVLFINTFAVIFQIYSIPAIEFIKTSARLSTQEDIALYKESVVVVLTEDGKGTGFSISNDGTILTNYHVIEGNGPVTVEFPEDGRFKANIVNTYPSVDLAVLKVEGEDFPFLELAEQTTYIEGDHISFIGNPLSFTGIANEGTIIDYFQLSDWDVPVMMMKAPVYRGNSGSPVLNEKGQVIGVVFATLDHDEHGKVGLFIPIDEYNKQQNFE